In Erinaceus europaeus unplaced genomic scaffold, mEriEur2.1 scaffold_826, whole genome shotgun sequence, the following proteins share a genomic window:
- the LOC132536679 gene encoding threonine aspartase 1-like isoform X1: MTMEKGMNSGEGLPSRSSQFSPVKVTTKELEAKQSYKEKRGGFVLVHAGAGYHSESKAKEYKHVCKRACQKAIEKLQAGALATDAVTAALVELEVYVHSYTLWNCIQPSIHVLLVKRQRKSPLPRISTF, encoded by the exons ATGACCATGGAGAAGGGGATGAATTCTGGAGAAGGACTGCCATCCAGATCATCTCAGTTTTCACCTGTTAAAGTAACAACCAAAGAGTTGGAAGCAAAGCAGTCCTACAAAGAGAAACGTGGGGGTTTTGTGTTGGTCCATGCAG GTGCAGGTTATCATTCTGAATCCAAAGCCAAGGAATATAAACATGTATGCAAACGTGCTTGTCAGAAG GCAATTGAAAAGCTACAGGCTGGTGCTCTTGCAACAGATGCAGTGACTGCAGCTTTGGTGGAACTTGAG GTGTATGTACACAGTTACACTTTATGGAATTGCATCCAGCCAAGTATCCATGTTCTTCTTGTGAAGAGGCAGAGAAAATCACCTCTCCcaagaatttccaccttctga
- the LOC132536679 gene encoding threonine aspartase 1-like isoform X3, with amino-acid sequence MTMEKGMNSGEGLPSRSSQFSPVKVTTKELEAKQSYKEKRGGFVLVHAGAGYHSESKAKEYKHVCKRACQKAIEKLQAGALATDAVTAALVELEVTKIKKSSL; translated from the exons ATGACCATGGAGAAGGGGATGAATTCTGGAGAAGGACTGCCATCCAGATCATCTCAGTTTTCACCTGTTAAAGTAACAACCAAAGAGTTGGAAGCAAAGCAGTCCTACAAAGAGAAACGTGGGGGTTTTGTGTTGGTCCATGCAG GTGCAGGTTATCATTCTGAATCCAAAGCCAAGGAATATAAACATGTATGCAAACGTGCTTGTCAGAAG GCAATTGAAAAGCTACAGGCTGGTGCTCTTGCAACAGATGCAGTGACTGCAGCTTTGGTGGAACTTGAG